In a single window of the Cucumis melo cultivar AY chromosome 11, USDA_Cmelo_AY_1.0, whole genome shotgun sequence genome:
- the LOC103497413 gene encoding uncharacterized protein LOC103497413 isoform X2 has translation MSLGGEKRLRLSRLVDHCLHPFTEEDGVVLESKGKEKELLIALSHVVTEVQRWAREIDGDSDNEAIQMKNSHEKSSDEQDQSLESHHYMTKIVSELGSASDWYELVHSLCFGMELVLARIISSPAPSNAGSDNLDCYLSILLPKLKNANFSTVAGLLQVLRNTLKFLKQEQSDFIGELFDSVNSCLSKIPWDLLGRILTEKSCNIVEIQSNDDMRSNNLHRRQGLKFLFLGNFVQFLCSLAEQSDFEEASCGSFKSHPLLGTIINLIPNLFDWCLNNQVDHFDRCLSRYFSHKLLILMIRLSFHCHLQCSTLVIWLQLCRKRFQNLLLLPKLELESSSDTSLEDSPLIVSYFGDKCSPCSLHLRRLAVFLFLRCSLSFTCKQTTEKCDPSTFLATSDDCTCSKKGILELYKWLLGNLPTNIFLDTNMYAKNCTKFASSFLQLYMHEDDLLFKVLLQLLQLPSHREPCSCEGPSQEVKEDILFHVSNIFDPQHMFHIFLKELNYDHEMLLDYLVSKDAGTCCLEYLLRCLHIINDSRHALVDSSGKRRKVMLNSSTISEERLSGSPKRSKETLPSFEDTGNCDYGYKPQRVGVESLKKSKNCLHLLKTSLENLHRENLFPYNPKVLIKRLTKFLELPIGD, from the exons ATGTCGCTCGGCGGTGAGAAGCGCTTGCGGCTTAGCCGGCTCGTCGATCATTGTCTTCATCCTTTCACA GAAGAAGATGGTGTGGTGTTGGAGAGCAAAGGGAAGGAAAAGGAACTGCTTATTGCGCTCTCTCAT GTTGTAACTGAAGTTCAGCGCTGGGCTCGAGAAATTGATGGCGACTCTGATAAT GAAGCGATTCAAATGAAGAACTCTCATGAGAAAAGCAGTGATGAGCAGGACCAATCTTTGGAGAGCCACCATTATATGACGAAGATTGTTTCTGAATTG GGAAGCGCAAGCGACTGGTATGAATTAGTACACTCGTTATGTTTTGGCATGGAGTTAGTGCTTGCCAGAATCATATCTTCTCCTGCACCTTCAAACGCTGGGTCTGACAATTTAGATTGTTACTTATCAATCTTACTACCTAAGCTGAAAAATGCCAATTTTTCCACGGTTGCTGGTCTTCTTCAAGTTTTGCGAAATACCTTGAAATTCTTGAAGCAAGAGCAAAGTGATTTTATTGGGGAGTTGTTTGATTCTGTTAATTCTTGTCTTTCAAAGATTCCTTGGGATTTATTAGGTAGGATCCTCACAGAGAAAAGTTGTAACATTGTAGAAATCCAGAGCAACGATGACATGCGTTCTAATAATTTGCATCGGAGGCAAGGATTAAAATTTCTGTTCCTAGGAAATTTTGTTCAATTTCTCTGTTCCTTGGCTGAGCAGAGTGACTTTGAGGAAGCTTCATGTGGTTCATTTAAGAGTCACCCCCTACTTGGTACAATCATCAACCTGATTCCTAACCTTTTTGATTGGTGCCTTAACAACCAAGTAGATCACTTTGATAGGTGCTTGTCCCGATATTTCAGTCACAAGTTGCTG ATATTAATGATCAGGCTTAGTTTCCATTGCCATCTTCAGTGTTCCACTCTTGTTATATGGTTGCAACTTTGCAGAAAGCGTTTCCAAAACCTCTTGTTGCTTCCAAAGCTTGAGCTGGAATCTTCCTCTGATACTTCACTTGAAGATTCTCCATTGATCGTGAGCTATTTTGGTGACAAATGCAGTCCATGTTCCTTGCATCTGCGAAGACTAGCTGTTTTTCTATTCCTCAGGTGTTCCTTAAGCTTCACATGTAAACAAACAACTGAAAAGTGTGATCCGTCTACCTTTCTTGCTACAAGTGATGACTGCACTTGTAGCAAGAAAGGTATACTGGAGCTTTATAAGTGGCTTCTCGGGAACCTtccaacaaatatttttctGGATACTAATATGTATGCAAAAAACTGCACCAAGTTTGCATCATCGTTTCTCCAGCTATATATGCACGAG GATGATTTATTATTCAAAGTGCTGTTGCAACTTCTTCAGCTGCCTTCTCATAGAGAGCCATG TTCTTGTGAAGGACCATCCCAGGAGGTGAAGGAAGATATACTTTTTCATGTTTCAAACATTTTTGATCCTCAGCACATGTTCCACATTTTTCTTAAGGAG TTAAACTATGATCATGAAATGCTCTTAGATTACCTCGTGTCAAAAGATGCAGGAACATGTTGTTTGGAATACCTGCTAAG atGCCTGCATATAATAAATGATTCCAGGCATGCGCTAGTGGATTCATCAGGCAAGAGAAGAAAGGTTATGCTGAATAGCTCAACTATTTCAGAAGAGCGATTGTCTGGTTCACCCAAGCGAAGCAAGGAAACACTTCCATCCTTTGAGGACACTGGAAATTGTGATTATGGCTACAAGCCTCAAAGAGTTGGGGTAGAATCCCtgaaaaaatctaaaaattgtTTGCACTTATTGAAAACATCCTTGGAAAATCTTCACAGAGAGAATCTCTTTCCATACAATCCCAAAGTGCTCATAAAACG TT
- the LOC103497412 gene encoding pentatricopeptide repeat-containing protein At3g50420: MTEALSLSALVQKCTSVASLKAARQLHALILTSIATASSLSPYVCNNILSMYARCGAIWESQQVFEKMPQRNLVSFNALIAAYSRSHGHAPLAFNLLSQMELEFLRPNSFTITSLLQAASSLEDQFWSSLIHTQVVKCGFVHDVRVQTALIGTYSYCLDLESAGKVFQCTIDKDVVTWNTMIFGNLKHDKLNEALRLFNEMLGIGLIPTQFTYAMILNICCRNADHLFGRLIHGRIITSNAIIDRTLQNVLLDLYCNCGDIHTAFCIFNSNENPDLVAWNTIISGCSENEEGEKAMKLFQQLKKSSLTKPDDYTYAAVISTIDNLLSGMSFIAQVIKDGFEGSVFISSVIVSMLFRNGESQAAARVFVTVAEKDVVLWTEMISGYSRIGEGEKAIKCFHQMRQNGHELDSFSLSLVLSSCADLATLKQGEIFHSLALKTGCEAEIYVLGSLINMYAKNGDLGSAQLIFSQVPCPDLKCWNSMLGGYSHHGNMEQALNLFFNLRNNGVKPDQVTFLSLLSACNHSNSVEIGQFLWNYMKECNIIPNSKHYSCMVSLLSGAGFIDEAEEMITKSPFANNDPELWRTLLSSCVVKKNLRVGVNAAKQVLRIDPEDSAAHILLSNLYAAAGKWDGVIEMRRRIREKLVGKDPGVSWIEAKTKIQSFSSGLQSHPEVDEALTTLLKLRGNMIEEMDESSGI; encoded by the coding sequence ATGACGGAAGCGCTTTCTTTATCAGCGCTTGTCCAAAAATGCACTTCCGTAGCCTCACTGAAGGCGGCGCGTCAGCTCCACGCTCTGATTCTCACCTCCATAGCCACCGCCTCGTCTCTATCTCCTTACGTCTGCAACAACATCTTATCCATGTACGCACGATGTGGTGCAATTTGGGAGTCACAGCAAGTGTTCGAGAAAATGCCGCAAAGAAATCTCGTTTCGTTTAACGCTCTAATCGCAGCCTATTCTCGGTCTCACGGTCATGCTCCATTGGCTTTCAACCTGCTTTCACAAATGGAGCTTGAATTCCTCAGACCCAATAGTTTCACTATAACGAGCTTATTGCAGGCAGCTTCTTCCCTTGAAGATCAATTTTGGAGCTCTTTAATTCATACCCAAGTAGTGAAATGTGGATTTGTTCATGACGTTCGTGTTCAAACCGCACTAATTGGGACTTACTCATATTGCTTGGATTTGGAATCTGCTGGAAAAGTTTTCCAGTGTACGATCGATAAGGATGTAGTGACTTGGAATACCATGATCTTTGGAAATTTGAAGCACGATAAATTAAACGAGGCGCTTCGTTTGTTCAATGAAATGCTGGGGATTGGTCTAATTCCTACTCAATTCACCTATGCAATGATTTTGAATATATGTTGTAGAAATGCAGACCACCTGTTTGGTCGGCTCATCCATGGCCGTATCATCACCTCAAACGCCATTATTGATAGAACTCTGCAAAATGTTCTGTTGGATTTATACTGCAATTGTGGGGATATCCATACAGCATTTTGCATTTTTAACAGCAATGAAAACCCAGATTTGGTTGCTTGGAACACAATCATCTCAGGATGTTCTGAGAATGAAGAAGGTGAGAAGGCTATGAAGCTATTTCAACAATTGAAGAAATCATCACTTACCAAACCAGATGATTATACATATGCAGCTGTAATTTCCACCATTGACAACCTTTTGAGTGGAATGTCTTTTATTGCTCAGGTTATAAAGGATGGATTTGAGGGCAGTGTCTTTATAAGCAGTGTCATTGTATCCATGTTATTTAGAAATGGTGAATCTCAAGCTGCTGCGAGGGTTTTTGTGACTGTTGCAGAGAAGGATGTTGTTCTATGGACAGAAATGATCAGTGGGTATTCAAGAATTGGTGAAGGGGAAAAAGCAATCAAATGCTTTCATCAAATGCGTCAAAATGGCCATGAACTTGACAGTTTTTCACTAAGTTTGGTTTTGAGTTCATGTGCTGATCTTGCCACTCTAAAACAAGGGGAGATTTTTCATTCTCTAGCATTAAAAACAGGGTGTGAAGCAGAAATCTATGTCTTAGGGAGTCTAATCAACATGTATGCTAAAAATGGTGATTTGGGTTCTGCTCAATTGATATTTTCTCAAGTCCCATGTCCAGATTTGAAATGTTGGAACTCCATGCTTGGTGGGTACAGCCACCATGGGAATATGGAACAAGCACTGaacctcttcttcaaccttcgAAACAATGGTGTCAAACCAGATCAAGTAACATTTCTTTCCTTACTTTCTGCTTGTAATCACAGTAACTCAGTTGAAATAGGGCAGTTTTTATGGAACTATATGAAAGAATGCAACATCATACCAAATTCTAAGCACTATTCTTGCATGGTAAGCTTGTTAAGTGGAGCTGGGTTCATAGACGAAGCAGAGGAAATGATTACCAAATCACCATTTGCAAATAATGATCCAGAGCTATGGAGAACTCTCCTAAGTTCATGTGTTGTTAAAAAAAACCTTAGAGTAGGAGTTAATGCAGCAAAACAAGTGTTGAGAATAGATCCAGAAGACAGCGCAGCACATATATTGCTATCAAATCTTTATGCTGCAGCAGGAAAATGGGATGGTGTTATTGAGATGAGGAGAAGAATAAGAGAGAAACTGGTGGGAAAGGATCCTGGTGTAAGTTGGATTGAAGCCAAAACAAAGATCCAATCATTTTCTTCTGGTTTGCAGTCTCATCCAGAGGTTGATGAAGCACTAACTACACTGCTTAAGCTGAGAGGAAATATGATTGAAGAAATGGATGAATCAAGTGGGATTTGA
- the LOC103497413 gene encoding uncharacterized protein LOC103497413 isoform X1: MSLGGEKRLRLSRLVDHCLHPFTEEDGVVLESKGKEKELLIALSHVVTEVQRWAREIDGDSDNEAIQMKNSHEKSSDEQDQSLESHHYMTKIVSELVPLLAFENKYVKHLVANVLTAVTKFIFLTGSASDWYELVHSLCFGMELVLARIISSPAPSNAGSDNLDCYLSILLPKLKNANFSTVAGLLQVLRNTLKFLKQEQSDFIGELFDSVNSCLSKIPWDLLGRILTEKSCNIVEIQSNDDMRSNNLHRRQGLKFLFLGNFVQFLCSLAEQSDFEEASCGSFKSHPLLGTIINLIPNLFDWCLNNQVDHFDRCLSRYFSHKLLILMIRLSFHCHLQCSTLVIWLQLCRKRFQNLLLLPKLELESSSDTSLEDSPLIVSYFGDKCSPCSLHLRRLAVFLFLRCSLSFTCKQTTEKCDPSTFLATSDDCTCSKKGILELYKWLLGNLPTNIFLDTNMYAKNCTKFASSFLQLYMHEDDLLFKVLLQLLQLPSHREPCSCEGPSQEVKEDILFHVSNIFDPQHMFHIFLKELNYDHEMLLDYLVSKDAGTCCLEYLLRCLHIINDSRHALVDSSGKRRKVMLNSSTISEERLSGSPKRSKETLPSFEDTGNCDYGYKPQRVGVESLKKSKNCLHLLKTSLENLHRENLFPYNPKVLIKRLTKFLELPIGD, translated from the exons ATGTCGCTCGGCGGTGAGAAGCGCTTGCGGCTTAGCCGGCTCGTCGATCATTGTCTTCATCCTTTCACA GAAGAAGATGGTGTGGTGTTGGAGAGCAAAGGGAAGGAAAAGGAACTGCTTATTGCGCTCTCTCAT GTTGTAACTGAAGTTCAGCGCTGGGCTCGAGAAATTGATGGCGACTCTGATAAT GAAGCGATTCAAATGAAGAACTCTCATGAGAAAAGCAGTGATGAGCAGGACCAATCTTTGGAGAGCCACCATTATATGACGAAGATTGTTTCTGAATTG GTACCTTTACTTGCTTTTGAGAATAAGTATGTCAAACATCTTGTAGCCAATGTACTAACAGCAGTTACAAAATTTATATTTCTAACT GGAAGCGCAAGCGACTGGTATGAATTAGTACACTCGTTATGTTTTGGCATGGAGTTAGTGCTTGCCAGAATCATATCTTCTCCTGCACCTTCAAACGCTGGGTCTGACAATTTAGATTGTTACTTATCAATCTTACTACCTAAGCTGAAAAATGCCAATTTTTCCACGGTTGCTGGTCTTCTTCAAGTTTTGCGAAATACCTTGAAATTCTTGAAGCAAGAGCAAAGTGATTTTATTGGGGAGTTGTTTGATTCTGTTAATTCTTGTCTTTCAAAGATTCCTTGGGATTTATTAGGTAGGATCCTCACAGAGAAAAGTTGTAACATTGTAGAAATCCAGAGCAACGATGACATGCGTTCTAATAATTTGCATCGGAGGCAAGGATTAAAATTTCTGTTCCTAGGAAATTTTGTTCAATTTCTCTGTTCCTTGGCTGAGCAGAGTGACTTTGAGGAAGCTTCATGTGGTTCATTTAAGAGTCACCCCCTACTTGGTACAATCATCAACCTGATTCCTAACCTTTTTGATTGGTGCCTTAACAACCAAGTAGATCACTTTGATAGGTGCTTGTCCCGATATTTCAGTCACAAGTTGCTG ATATTAATGATCAGGCTTAGTTTCCATTGCCATCTTCAGTGTTCCACTCTTGTTATATGGTTGCAACTTTGCAGAAAGCGTTTCCAAAACCTCTTGTTGCTTCCAAAGCTTGAGCTGGAATCTTCCTCTGATACTTCACTTGAAGATTCTCCATTGATCGTGAGCTATTTTGGTGACAAATGCAGTCCATGTTCCTTGCATCTGCGAAGACTAGCTGTTTTTCTATTCCTCAGGTGTTCCTTAAGCTTCACATGTAAACAAACAACTGAAAAGTGTGATCCGTCTACCTTTCTTGCTACAAGTGATGACTGCACTTGTAGCAAGAAAGGTATACTGGAGCTTTATAAGTGGCTTCTCGGGAACCTtccaacaaatatttttctGGATACTAATATGTATGCAAAAAACTGCACCAAGTTTGCATCATCGTTTCTCCAGCTATATATGCACGAG GATGATTTATTATTCAAAGTGCTGTTGCAACTTCTTCAGCTGCCTTCTCATAGAGAGCCATG TTCTTGTGAAGGACCATCCCAGGAGGTGAAGGAAGATATACTTTTTCATGTTTCAAACATTTTTGATCCTCAGCACATGTTCCACATTTTTCTTAAGGAG TTAAACTATGATCATGAAATGCTCTTAGATTACCTCGTGTCAAAAGATGCAGGAACATGTTGTTTGGAATACCTGCTAAG atGCCTGCATATAATAAATGATTCCAGGCATGCGCTAGTGGATTCATCAGGCAAGAGAAGAAAGGTTATGCTGAATAGCTCAACTATTTCAGAAGAGCGATTGTCTGGTTCACCCAAGCGAAGCAAGGAAACACTTCCATCCTTTGAGGACACTGGAAATTGTGATTATGGCTACAAGCCTCAAAGAGTTGGGGTAGAATCCCtgaaaaaatctaaaaattgtTTGCACTTATTGAAAACATCCTTGGAAAATCTTCACAGAGAGAATCTCTTTCCATACAATCCCAAAGTGCTCATAAAACG TT